ATGGATTAacaaatgatgatgatattgagaATGACTTAGATATTGATGAATGTTGAATGAATTAttcatatggcttatgaatttgaattatccGAGACATGAGTTTCCCTGAGTAGACgcagtggcttgccaccacttgctccaggttgagactcgatactctgttgatccTATGACGTAAGGGTGACTGGGCacttataaattcccgggaatggtACCCCCATTAAGCAATTTATATATGAGAAaaatctatgcatagactcatggggatgcgcatcaggggacagtccaatggtttaGCAAActggacttgtcgggttggctgtataaccgacagatgagctcattagccataggaaagacatgcatcatatgcatttgtatgctttacttgggtttgaatttatttttgtttttataattgttaaacTGTTATTAACTGCTACCTaaactatttgctgtaactgctacCTAAACCTGTGCTTTTCTTATCTGTTTTGCCTGTGTTTGTCCTGGTGTGCTACTTTTGAGAATGAGCTTTGGTGCTGAATTGATGATTGTGTTGATTGATTGCGTGGTTAGTTTCTAATTAAGactttcttataagaaaagaaaggttttggatttctggatatttaaatattgattttcaaaaaggaTTTTTAGATGACtagttgttaattttttttaaaaaagtattctttttttgtttgaaaaaagaACAGTGATACGATATTGACTCAAGGGCTCTtactttattattaaatatatgaagTCATCGTAATACTTCTTTCTATCAGAGTAGCGCAGCCAGAAACAAGACTttctgatagtgagggtgttacactTCAAACTTCCTAACTCCTTACTATAGAAAATTCACGGTATTTTAGCTCGATTTTGGTGGAGTCAGAAGGGAGAAGAACGAAAAATCAGCTAGGTCAGTTGAGATATAATGACTAGGCTAAAAGTAGAAGGGGGCCTGGGATTTAAGAATTTAAAGTTATAAAATCTGGCACTTATAGGCAAACAAACAATATTGGAGAATAGTAACACAACCTAATTCGCTATTGCCAGAATTCTCAGAGGCAATTACTTTCGCTATACAAATATTTTGAGAGCAGAGGTAGGAAACTTACCTTCCTAGGGCTGGACTGCTGGAGGAGCATTCTGGAGGGGCGAAAAGTCACTGAGAAAGGCTTAATTTGGCAAATAGGTCCTAGATTTGAGGTGAACATGTTATCCGATCCATGGGTTCCGTCTCTGCAACAATTTACTCATCCAATCAGACTAAACTCCTTTACCATGAACCAACCAGTCTCACGAGTCAGTCACCTGATGAGTGAAAATAATGAATGGAATCAACAACTCATTACTTCAATATTTCCAGCAGTCATCACTCAACAAATTTTAGTAACAAAAATTAGTGAGCAGAGGGATAAACTTACTTGGTTGTTCCATAAATCAGGCAGATGCGAAGCTTTTTTGGGGTACATAATAGCCTTTTCCTTCAACCATAAACCATCTGAGCTTCATCCACATCTCCAATAAAGACAAGGAATTTGCAGAGATCTCTGGAAGATTAAAACTCCACCAAAAGTCCTCCTTTTCCTCTGGCGTGCTTAGCATGAAAGACTTTTGACTATAGAGCTGCTTCATTGAAGAATGCCCTCGAGACCGGCTACCTGCCTACGGTGTCACGCAGCCACAGAAACAATTATACATTATCTTTTTACTTGTGAGAAAGCTAGAGAAGTGTGGAATAGGAGCCCTTActgtcactacaagaaaataagctttTTGCCACGATGTCGATAGTTTTTCGCCATGCTTTGAGCTATCGGCACGCTTTTGAAAGGGTCACATCTGCCAGCGTGCCGGTTGCtttatggccacgcttttgaagatCTATCGGCACGCTTTTTTTGTTGGCACGCTTTTGTCTCTTACCACACTTAAAAAGCGTGGCCACAGGTCTTAACCTATAGGTACGCTTTTCAAGCGTACCGATAAGTGTACATATCGCCACATTTTTTGAAGCGTGCCCTGTGGATAGTTTTGGCTACACTTCAAAAGCGTGCcaatagaaaaagatatagcTACGCTTTTTAAGTGTGCCAATAGAAAAGATATAACTACACTTGATAAGTGTAGCTGTTGATGATTACAAGAAGATATGGCAACGCTTAAAAAGCGTGCCAATAGCAAAAAATGTGACTATAAGTTAAATCAAAATACTTATGACCATACTTGTTTATGAATTTTCCTAATTAAACAttgcaaaattaatatataattttgaatCATAATTTGAAAGACTAATTTAAACAAtggaaaattttttatataattttaaattcaccAATCCAACATACATGAACTTTCATCAcatttgtcaaaaaaaaaaaaaatttattagttgAAAAATACAACATACACTAATAGCTAAAATGAACCCCGCGAATCCCTTTACACCCTGAAAATCTGCCAATCCAATTCAGCTGCCATTATTGGAgatgagaagaggggaagtacatgcaaccaaaaattaattcatcctcAAAAGTCCTGATTCATCATATTAACATTCAGGGACAGCTTGGTTAGTTCCTGAGACTCATGATAAATCAAAGGATCCCTGCCCCTCATTGATTGCATAGAGTAGCTTGTTGGACATAATTTCCTGCCAAGAAAATGTGTCGTATTGTAAATCAGTACCAAAAGAAACCTCAATGAGCATGATAATGAATAATCAAATCTATATGATGAATTATACCTTGGTAGAATAAGGAGGAAGCTTCAGGTAATTAGCACATGTCATCACACTTGGCAAGTCATTACCTGCTGATTCCGAAGGCCCATTCCCATTAGATGAAGCATTGGCTGCAGTTGACGAAAGCTGCACCCAGACATGTAATCATATGTTAAAAATGTACTTAGTTATTAAAAGAGAAGATCATCTTAGCATATTTAGGCCACCCATTATTAAACTAAAGATGTAATGAGTTATTAGAGCAAAGAATCCACTTGACTTTTATCAGAATAA
The Arachis duranensis cultivar V14167 chromosome 5, aradu.V14167.gnm2.J7QH, whole genome shotgun sequence genome window above contains:
- the LOC107490086 gene encoding E3 ubiquitin-protein ligase UPL3-like isoform X1; the encoded protein is MNSTRFLTYRICKFLLLNNWTTCFVVVGEMWKADTLVDHIKFDHGYTAKSPAIVNLSSTAANASSNGNGPSESAGNDLPSVMTCANYLKLPPYSTKEIMSNKLLYAINEGQGSFDLS
- the LOC107490086 gene encoding E3 ubiquitin-protein ligase UPL3-like isoform X2 translates to MWKADTLVDHIKFDHGYTAKSPAIVNLSSTAANASSNGNGPSESAGNDLPSVMTCANYLKLPPYSTKEIMSNKLLYAINEGQGSFDLS